A genomic stretch from Colwellia sp. Arc7-635 includes:
- a CDS encoding IS110 family transposase has protein sequence MSKHNIVFIGLDTHKVSTEVAHIEDQRGAKTVHQGKIKTTKAAITKLASQYQSKYPNATLHFVYEAGPCGYWIYRLLTSLGHCCYVVAPSLIPKKPGDKVKTDKRDAMKLAKLLKSEDLTPIYVPEPEDEAIRDLSRARETAMKDLKDAKYQLKGLFLRNNISTKVKDNWSNQHLRWLTELVLPHPSQQIVLQEMIQTITERIKRVERLVNELAHQAKLWRYYPVVQALQAMRGIRFLVAVGTIAELGDLRRFDHPRKLMAYLGLVPKENSSGDNRKQGAITKCGNGRARRLLIEGAQTYKHNANVSTELQKRQETLPKVVIDIAWKAQLRLCRRYKRLMQRGKHRNIVVAAIAREMLAYIWAISREVILVPVDPSTRISRVPA, from the coding sequence ATGAGTAAACATAACATAGTTTTTATTGGATTAGATACCCATAAAGTATCGACTGAAGTTGCACATATTGAAGACCAACGTGGCGCAAAAACGGTTCATCAAGGAAAAATTAAAACAACTAAAGCCGCAATCACTAAACTTGCTAGCCAATATCAATCTAAATATCCCAATGCGACATTGCATTTTGTTTATGAAGCAGGCCCCTGTGGCTATTGGATTTATCGACTACTGACGAGCTTAGGTCATTGCTGCTATGTCGTTGCGCCTTCGCTTATCCCTAAAAAGCCAGGGGATAAAGTAAAAACAGATAAACGTGATGCGATGAAACTGGCTAAGTTGCTTAAATCTGAAGACTTAACGCCTATTTATGTCCCTGAGCCTGAAGATGAAGCTATTCGTGACTTGTCCCGAGCACGCGAAACTGCCATGAAAGATTTAAAGGATGCTAAATACCAACTTAAAGGTCTGTTTTTACGTAATAACATTAGCACCAAGGTAAAAGATAACTGGTCAAATCAACATTTACGTTGGCTAACTGAGTTAGTTTTGCCGCATCCAAGCCAACAAATTGTACTGCAAGAGATGATACAAACCATTACCGAACGTATTAAGCGCGTTGAACGATTAGTTAATGAATTAGCACATCAAGCAAAACTATGGCGCTATTATCCAGTTGTTCAAGCATTGCAAGCGATGCGAGGTATTCGTTTTTTAGTCGCTGTAGGCACTATTGCTGAGTTAGGTGATTTAAGACGCTTTGACCACCCGAGAAAACTCATGGCTTATTTAGGATTAGTGCCCAAAGAAAACTCAAGTGGCGACAACCGAAAACAAGGTGCAATCACTAAATGTGGTAATGGCCGAGCACGGCGGTTACTCATTGAAGGGGCTCAAACCTATAAGCACAACGCAAACGTGTCAACCGAGCTACAAAAGCGGCAAGAAACACTGCCTAAGGTCGTTATTGATATTGCTTGGAAAGCCCAATTAAGGCTTTGCCGACGATACAAGCGCCTCATGCAACGCGGTAAGCATCGTAATATTGTTGTCGCTGCCATTGCCCGTGAAATGCTCGCTTATATCTGGGCGATATCACGAGAAGTAATATTAGTGCCTGTTGACCCAAGTACACGTATTTCAAGGGTACCCGCATAA
- a CDS encoding IS3 family transposase codes for MINEFKQRFTVVLMCRALKVSRSGFYRWLSSPDSRWKLKRRLITANVLDVYGTFKARYGAPRITKELVALGINCSKNYVANIMHSEGIRARNGKAFKYSRHSPAMINVARNVLKRQFAVDKPNQKWVTDITYIWVKDKWLYLATVMDLYSRSIIGWSLDLTMTEQLITDALNMAFVRREIAPGLIIHSDRGVQYRAIKYQDLIRSKGGVVSMSRRGNCWDNAVMESFYSRLKVELIYAEQYRSIEEARSGIFEYIEVFYNRLRRHSALGYVSPAEFERIGA; via the coding sequence TTGATTAATGAATTCAAACAACGCTTTACTGTGGTGTTGATGTGCCGTGCATTGAAGGTTTCACGCTCAGGTTTTTATCGTTGGTTAAGCAGCCCGGATAGCCGCTGGAAGTTAAAACGTCGATTGATAACAGCCAATGTGCTTGATGTGTATGGTACGTTTAAAGCGCGTTATGGAGCTCCACGTATCACTAAAGAGCTCGTGGCTTTAGGTATTAATTGCTCAAAAAACTATGTTGCCAATATTATGCACAGCGAAGGAATACGGGCACGTAATGGTAAAGCGTTTAAGTACAGTCGCCATAGTCCAGCGATGATTAACGTAGCGAGGAATGTATTAAAGCGCCAGTTCGCTGTAGATAAACCTAATCAAAAGTGGGTGACGGATATCACTTATATTTGGGTGAAAGACAAATGGCTGTACTTGGCCACAGTTATGGACTTGTACTCTCGCAGTATCATAGGTTGGTCGTTGGACTTAACGATGACCGAGCAATTGATTACAGATGCACTGAACATGGCCTTTGTTCGTCGGGAGATAGCACCAGGATTAATTATTCATTCAGATAGAGGCGTACAGTATCGTGCGATTAAGTATCAAGACTTAATCCGTAGTAAAGGTGGTGTAGTGAGTATGAGCCGACGTGGTAATTGTTGGGATAACGCGGTGATGGAATCTTTCTATAGTCGTTTGAAAGTAGAGCTAATTTACGCAGAGCAATACCGCTCGATTGAAGAAGCAAGATCGGGTATATTTGAATATATTGAGGTTTTTTATAACCGTTTACGTAGGCATTCAGCCTTGGGCTATGTGAGTCCTGCTGAATTTGAGCGCATTGGCGCATAA
- a CDS encoding transposase, with translation MTKKQTQAYTEEFRKEAVRRAEQKGNTAASVGRELGISAQQIYNWRRQFNRLSDKQFNSLQGVDYSKKESEEMRKLKRKVHNLEEENEFLKKATAYFAKHQE, from the coding sequence ATGACTAAGAAACAAACCCAAGCTTATACCGAAGAATTCCGAAAAGAAGCGGTTCGACGAGCCGAACAAAAAGGTAATACCGCTGCCTCAGTTGGTAGAGAGTTAGGTATCAGTGCTCAACAAATCTATAACTGGCGTCGCCAGTTCAATCGCCTTTCAGATAAACAATTCAACTCACTTCAGGGCGTCGATTACTCTAAAAAAGAGTCTGAAGAAATGCGTAAATTAAAGCGTAAGGTGCATAATCTAGAGGAAGAGAACGAGTTTCTAAAAAAGGCTACTGCGTACTTTGCGAAGCACCAAGAGTAA
- a CDS encoding LysR family transcriptional regulator, with amino-acid sequence MSTNELIPLLSDMAIFVTVVEQGNFSKAAIKLGVTPSAVSRQISRLEDALGIKLLQRTTRQLALTESGTITFNYCKQMVESADQAVNASRSATSTVSGLLRVAVPKSLANKVLRPLFVDFLKCYPDIQLHLKVSDRILDPIHDGVDFLIHINENPIEALVNVKLGHVKNVVCASPDFLSKHKRPSHPDDLKDLSCICLGEDMADSRWKFSKKNQQTTVQVTGSYLINHSEMRRDAIEQGFGVGAIPDYIAQQSIETGKLIPLLEDWQLTGSYQGDICLQFVQSKYLPNKNRVFIDFMKQKLLIIQPDS; translated from the coding sequence ATGAGTACAAATGAATTGATTCCTTTATTGTCCGATATGGCAATTTTTGTCACTGTGGTTGAGCAGGGAAACTTTAGTAAAGCGGCAATAAAACTTGGGGTAACACCTTCAGCAGTGAGTCGTCAAATTAGCCGATTAGAAGATGCATTAGGCATTAAACTATTACAGCGTACTACACGACAACTGGCATTAACGGAGTCAGGAACGATAACATTTAATTATTGTAAGCAGATGGTTGAGTCTGCGGATCAAGCGGTTAATGCCAGTCGTTCTGCAACGTCAACAGTTAGTGGGTTATTGAGGGTAGCAGTACCAAAGTCACTCGCTAATAAAGTATTAAGACCACTATTTGTTGATTTTTTGAAATGCTACCCAGATATTCAACTGCATTTAAAAGTATCCGATCGTATTTTAGATCCTATCCATGATGGGGTGGACTTCTTGATTCATATTAATGAGAACCCCATTGAAGCCTTGGTCAACGTCAAACTTGGACATGTTAAAAATGTTGTTTGCGCTAGCCCTGACTTTTTATCCAAACATAAGCGGCCTTCACATCCTGATGATTTAAAAGATTTATCATGCATATGCTTAGGCGAAGACATGGCTGATAGTCGTTGGAAATTTAGTAAAAAAAATCAACAAACTACCGTACAAGTTACAGGTTCATATCTCATTAATCACAGCGAAATGCGCAGAGACGCTATTGAACAGGGTTTTGGTGTTGGTGCTATACCTGATTATATCGCGCAGCAGTCTATTGAAACGGGGAAACTCATTCCATTACTCGAAGACTGGCAGTTAACAGGGAGTTATCAAGGTGATATTTGTTTACAGTTTGTGCAGAGTAAATACCTACCTAATAAAAACCGTGTGTTTATCGATTTTATGAAACAAAAGTTACTTATAATTCAGCCTGATTCGTAA
- a CDS encoding LysE family transporter, which yields MELLINTYMAEIIAVSTIAIFMAMLPGADFVMVTRTSIYNGRLAGLYMSLGMCLSVCIHASYSIAGLAVVIANSSWLFSAIKYLGAAYLIYIAWQLLTTREILNKDQSNLTTQMSPFMALRLGFTCNILNPKTSIFFLSIFTQVVSVDTPLIMQISYGLIIMLAHFIWYSSVSLLLSHPSLIPRFNRQKQKIDKVAGVILMIIAIKLTLVSYV from the coding sequence ATGGAATTACTAATAAATACTTATATGGCAGAAATTATCGCGGTAAGCACAATTGCTATTTTTATGGCTATGTTACCTGGTGCTGATTTTGTGATGGTGACACGTACAAGTATCTACAATGGCCGTTTGGCAGGTTTATATATGAGCTTAGGTATGTGTTTATCTGTTTGTATTCATGCCAGCTATTCCATCGCAGGATTAGCCGTAGTGATTGCAAATTCATCATGGTTATTTTCGGCAATCAAATATTTAGGTGCAGCTTATCTTATTTATATTGCTTGGCAGTTATTAACAACACGCGAGATTTTAAATAAAGACCAAAGCAATCTAACGACTCAAATGTCACCCTTTATGGCGTTACGTTTAGGTTTCACTTGTAATATATTAAACCCCAAAACGTCTATCTTCTTCTTAAGTATTTTTACTCAAGTGGTGTCCGTGGATACTCCGCTAATAATGCAAATAAGCTATGGATTAATAATTATGTTGGCACATTTTATCTGGTATAGCAGTGTTTCTTTACTTTTATCACACCCAAGCTTGATACCTCGTTTCAATCGACAAAAACAAAAAATTGATAAAGTAGCAGGGGTTATATTGATGATAATTGCTATAAAGCTCACATTAGTGAGTTATGTTTAA
- a CDS encoding DUF4197 domain-containing protein, which translates to MKNSKQQGKFALIALCSLLLTASATAEDNWWEKAKKLLSGEADVTQLALSDEQIGKALKQALSVGSESVISTLQQSGAFANNPKLHIDLPPALATAGKLLDKIGMGQWTNDLEAQLNEAAEQAIPAAGPIISEAINNLTLVDIQAIYNGESDAATQYFKKQMSESIAQAMDPIIKQSLADVGALTLYDKIISKYQSIPFVPDISNDLTELVKVQAMSGIFEYLAKEEAAIRENPAKRTTELLKQVFAK; encoded by the coding sequence ATGAAAAATTCTAAACAACAAGGCAAATTTGCGCTAATCGCCCTGTGTTCGCTATTGCTTACTGCCTCGGCAACTGCAGAAGATAACTGGTGGGAAAAAGCTAAAAAATTACTCTCGGGTGAAGCTGATGTTACTCAATTAGCGTTAAGTGACGAACAAATAGGAAAGGCCCTTAAACAAGCTTTGTCTGTGGGCTCAGAGTCCGTCATAAGTACCTTGCAACAAAGTGGCGCATTTGCCAATAATCCTAAGCTTCATATCGATTTACCTCCTGCCTTAGCCACAGCAGGAAAGTTATTAGACAAAATAGGTATGGGACAATGGACAAATGATCTTGAAGCACAATTAAATGAAGCCGCAGAGCAAGCAATACCCGCTGCTGGTCCGATTATATCTGAGGCAATAAACAACTTAACCCTTGTTGATATTCAGGCCATTTATAATGGCGAAAGCGATGCTGCGACACAATACTTTAAAAAACAGATGTCGGAGTCAATAGCACAAGCTATGGATCCAATTATCAAGCAAAGCTTGGCCGATGTTGGCGCATTAACCTTATACGATAAAATTATCTCCAAATATCAGTCAATTCCTTTTGTACCCGATATAAGCAATGATTTAACCGAACTTGTTAAAGTACAAGCTATGTCGGGCATATTTGAATATTTAGCAAAAGAAGAAGCGGCTATTCGTGAAAACCCAGCCAAAAGAACCACCGAATTGCTCAAGCAAGTGTTCGCCAAATAA
- a CDS encoding AsmA family protein translates to MKTLFKSVAIIIFIIVLLIVAATQLISTQDIVSQVSTKVQQATGRTLTINGEQNLSVFPSLSLELNDVHFSNADGGSKQDMASISELLIHIPWLSVFSGELSIEKFVINNPDILLEKSIDGTANWQFSTLNDVESSTEKSSTNDSKLTLPAAFDISLGQVEINGGKLTYIDHQSKETLVIDQLNLAVLLPSLRQALNFSGSVRYMAQVFELETSISTPAKAINNQPFSVKLDLTSALAELSYEGEILQQGKDITGKLSVSGESVKQLLNWQNIPLVAKDEAFNKFAFTTNMRFTNNKLTLDELMVNLDALEFKGDTAVTLSTPLHISSNIDLGILNLNPYLPEPSAETPPPSETESQPIVWDDTPLDLSALGSLNADITIKSSQLLVRDIKLGKNELALVLNKGIANVQLKSFQGYEGTGHGVFNVNANKKPYKISTKFELANINAAPLLTDAVGFDKLMGKGQLAWNLTTQGMSQRDFIHQLNGDLDFSFIDGAVKGVNLAAIAKSASSIMQGNLSAVSLDSDFSNADKTDFAALTGKFMLKNGVANINNLALNNPFIRISGTGDINLPETKVNLHIKTKVVASTQGQAADASDSGIEIPIKITGPFHDVKIRPDVSSAAKDKVKEKVKDKLKDKLKGLFG, encoded by the coding sequence ATGAAAACTTTATTTAAATCCGTCGCCATTATTATTTTTATTATTGTGCTATTGATTGTCGCTGCCACGCAATTAATATCGACACAGGACATCGTTAGCCAAGTCAGCACTAAAGTGCAACAAGCGACGGGGAGAACATTAACAATTAATGGCGAACAAAACCTCAGTGTATTTCCTTCGTTGTCTCTTGAGCTAAACGATGTTCATTTTTCAAATGCTGACGGCGGTTCAAAGCAAGACATGGCCAGTATTAGCGAATTATTGATTCATATTCCTTGGCTTTCAGTATTTTCTGGTGAATTAAGTATTGAGAAGTTTGTTATCAACAACCCCGATATTTTGCTGGAAAAAAGTATTGATGGAACAGCCAATTGGCAGTTCTCCACTTTGAATGATGTAGAAAGTAGTACTGAAAAATCATCAACTAATGATAGCAAGCTTACCTTGCCAGCAGCTTTTGATATTAGTCTTGGCCAAGTAGAAATTAATGGCGGCAAGCTCACTTATATTGATCATCAAAGTAAAGAAACACTGGTTATAGATCAGCTCAACTTAGCCGTTTTACTGCCCTCTTTACGTCAAGCGCTCAACTTTTCAGGTAGTGTACGCTATATGGCACAAGTGTTTGAACTTGAAACAAGTATTAGCACGCCAGCAAAAGCAATAAATAACCAACCATTTTCCGTCAAGCTAGATTTAACCTCGGCCTTAGCTGAATTAAGTTACGAAGGTGAGATTTTACAACAAGGCAAAGACATCACAGGTAAGTTATCTGTATCTGGAGAGTCGGTTAAGCAATTATTAAACTGGCAGAACATCCCTTTAGTCGCGAAAGATGAAGCCTTTAATAAGTTTGCCTTCACGACAAATATGCGTTTTACCAATAACAAATTAACCCTTGATGAGTTAATGGTTAATCTTGACGCATTAGAGTTTAAAGGCGATACAGCCGTTACTTTATCTACACCATTGCATATTTCCAGTAATATCGATTTAGGTATATTAAACCTTAACCCATATTTACCAGAGCCAAGTGCGGAAACTCCACCACCAAGCGAGACAGAAAGCCAACCAATAGTTTGGGATGATACCCCGCTTGATTTATCCGCTTTAGGGTCATTAAATGCTGATATAACAATCAAATCTAGTCAGTTGTTAGTGCGCGATATTAAGCTGGGTAAGAATGAGCTAGCCCTTGTATTAAATAAAGGCATTGCTAATGTGCAATTGAAAAGCTTTCAGGGCTATGAAGGTACCGGCCATGGTGTATTTAACGTTAATGCGAATAAAAAACCTTACAAAATAAGCACAAAATTTGAATTAGCCAATATTAATGCTGCTCCACTGCTTACCGATGCAGTTGGCTTTGATAAGTTAATGGGCAAAGGGCAACTAGCTTGGAACCTAACGACTCAAGGCATGAGTCAACGTGACTTTATTCATCAACTTAATGGCGACCTTGATTTTAGTTTTATTGACGGCGCAGTTAAAGGTGTCAACTTAGCCGCTATCGCTAAAAGCGCCAGCAGCATTATGCAAGGTAACCTATCTGCCGTTAGTTTAGACAGTGATTTTAGCAACGCTGATAAAACAGACTTTGCGGCTTTAACCGGTAAATTTATGCTGAAAAATGGTGTGGCTAACATCAATAATTTAGCGTTGAATAATCCTTTTATCAGAATATCAGGCACGGGAGATATCAACCTGCCTGAAACAAAAGTTAATTTGCATATAAAAACAAAAGTAGTGGCATCAACTCAAGGACAAGCTGCAGATGCTTCAGATTCTGGTATTGAAATTCCAATAAAAATTACCGGACCATTTCATGACGTTAAAATTCGTCCCGATGTTAGCTCCGCAGCCAAAGATAAGGTAAAAGAAAAAGTAAAAGATAAGCTAAAAGACAAACTTAAAGGCTTGTTCGGCTAG
- a CDS encoding GNAT family N-acetyltransferase/peptidase C39 family protein yields MNYPFEILTVIDITADKFQYRPANINDIDALIAIEDGCFSSDKLSRRSFKRFIINQQSIVLVCFKQQEIVAYLLIVFHRGTRLARLYSMAVLNEYRGLGLSKQLLTTGESLAIEKGALYLRLEVNSTNHVAIALYKKLNFREFAFIENYYEDQSDAIRMQKRIRYFSPKTAVQQVHKHMPWFKQNTPFTCGPTALMMALSALDKNYVVTLEEELELWREATTIFMTSGHGGCHPVGLALAAQARGFNAKVNINSSDALFVDGVRSEDKKQIIATVHEHFIKQSKQKNLVVNYQETSAEMLKVACDQGQISLVLISTYRLDRKKAPHWVVISGYDEQCFYLHDPDPDESFQDHNDCQYMPIRFDDFERMSVFGASRMRTSIQLDKKR; encoded by the coding sequence GTGAACTACCCTTTTGAGATACTTACCGTGATTGATATCACCGCTGATAAATTTCAATATAGACCAGCAAACATAAACGACATTGACGCGCTCATCGCAATTGAAGATGGCTGTTTTTCATCTGACAAACTAAGCCGCAGAAGCTTCAAGCGCTTTATAATCAACCAGCAAAGCATTGTACTTGTTTGTTTTAAACAGCAAGAAATTGTCGCATATTTACTCATTGTATTTCATCGCGGCACCCGTTTAGCTCGGCTTTATTCAATGGCAGTGCTCAACGAATATCGAGGCTTAGGGCTTTCAAAACAATTGTTAACTACCGGAGAAAGTTTAGCGATTGAAAAAGGCGCACTTTACTTAAGGCTTGAAGTAAATAGCACTAATCATGTGGCTATTGCACTTTATAAAAAATTGAATTTTCGCGAGTTTGCTTTCATCGAAAATTATTATGAAGATCAAAGCGATGCCATACGCATGCAAAAACGTATTCGATATTTCTCGCCTAAAACAGCGGTGCAACAAGTACACAAGCACATGCCTTGGTTTAAGCAAAATACGCCTTTTACCTGTGGCCCAACCGCTTTAATGATGGCGTTGTCAGCGTTAGATAAAAATTATGTTGTTACTTTAGAAGAAGAATTAGAACTTTGGCGTGAGGCTACGACAATATTTATGACTTCGGGTCATGGCGGCTGTCACCCTGTAGGGCTAGCATTAGCCGCCCAAGCCCGTGGTTTTAATGCCAAAGTCAATATTAATAGCAGCGACGCTTTATTTGTTGATGGCGTGCGCAGCGAAGATAAAAAGCAAATAATCGCCACTGTTCATGAACATTTTATCAAACAGAGTAAGCAAAAAAACCTAGTCGTTAACTATCAAGAAACAAGCGCAGAAATGCTAAAAGTGGCTTGCGATCAGGGGCAAATATCATTAGTTCTGATCAGTACCTATCGATTAGATAGAAAAAAAGCACCGCATTGGGTTGTGATTAGTGGCTACGATGAACAGTGCTTTTATTTGCATGATCCCGATCCTGATGAAAGCTTCCAAGATCATAATGATTGCCAATATATGCCTATTCGGTTCGATGATTTTGAACGTATGTCAGTATTTGGTGCTAGTAGAATGAGAACGTCGATACAACTTGATAAAAAACGTTAG